Proteins encoded by one window of Marixanthomonas sp. SCSIO 43207:
- a CDS encoding TonB-dependent siderophore receptor, translating to MKFTFLSIYFLFCSAISLAQNTSVTDSTDVESLDEVVVTGQINPQSVNKSVVEVKVITRKDIERQAGNNLADVLNNTLNLNITPNTSTGKSGVSLFGLDSQYFKVLIDNIPMINEEGVGNNTDLTLINLDDVERIEYVEGAMGVQYGSNAVSGIINIITKKSSRNKLDITAYIQEETIGDEYEWFDKGRHIQLIKVGGNISEKLYANATYTRNDFGGFWNDREGENYEFNDGQRGHEWLPKLQQNSKALLSYETEGFNIFYRFEYLHEDIYKYNETVDLNENASTGTTNPSALDEQYTNNRWYHHLNSTGKLFRKVNYNVSLSYQEQTKDLERYTYCIRSGAKENVEQGEYQSRSAVFSRGTFSNLLNSDWLSLQAGYEFTLEEGSGSSVAIVIDPEEGGVTQSLDNYDLFAASEMQLTERFSLRPGVRVSFSNLFDTQYIGSLSAKQTLGDDWELRAIVGSANRTPNYNELYTYFVDVNHDVQGNGDLTPEQGVSTFLHIKKRSSLADGALRLKNKISFNYLNLQDRIELIVVNQSPLAYQYNNIDSYKAMGVFSENELYYQNIKAQLGASVQGISKVLDSRTNSNDDFLYNFQLNANVAYTVPKWDTTFSLFFKHIGEQQQLVEKTNAEGNQEFVAGKTDAYSWLDTTINKSFFNGAFITTLGARNIFDVTAVNTTAFEGGTHNGPPTQIPLGYGRSYFLKLTYHLTL from the coding sequence ATGAAGTTTACATTTCTTTCCATCTATTTCCTTTTTTGTAGCGCAATTTCCTTGGCTCAAAATACCTCTGTAACCGATTCCACTGATGTTGAAAGTTTGGATGAAGTAGTGGTAACCGGGCAGATTAATCCACAATCGGTTAACAAATCGGTAGTAGAAGTAAAGGTGATTACCAGAAAAGATATTGAACGTCAAGCAGGAAACAACCTCGCCGATGTATTAAACAACACCTTGAACCTAAATATTACGCCCAATACATCTACCGGGAAAAGCGGCGTAAGTTTGTTTGGGTTGGACAGTCAGTATTTTAAAGTGTTGATTGATAATATCCCCATGATCAATGAAGAGGGCGTGGGCAACAACACCGACCTTACCTTGATTAATCTGGATGATGTGGAGCGCATAGAGTATGTAGAAGGCGCAATGGGCGTACAGTACGGATCAAATGCTGTTTCGGGCATCATCAATATTATCACTAAGAAATCTTCTAGAAACAAACTCGATATTACAGCCTATATACAAGAAGAAACGATTGGTGACGAATATGAGTGGTTTGATAAAGGAAGGCACATTCAATTAATTAAAGTGGGCGGAAATATTTCAGAAAAACTATACGCCAATGCCACGTATACCCGAAATGACTTTGGAGGCTTCTGGAACGATAGAGAAGGCGAAAACTATGAATTTAACGATGGCCAACGCGGACATGAATGGTTACCAAAACTACAACAAAACAGCAAGGCTTTATTATCCTACGAAACAGAGGGATTCAACATTTTTTATCGCTTTGAGTACTTGCATGAAGACATTTACAAGTACAACGAAACGGTAGATCTCAACGAAAACGCATCAACGGGAACCACCAACCCATCGGCATTGGATGAGCAATATACCAACAATCGTTGGTACCATCACTTAAACAGCACCGGGAAATTATTCAGAAAAGTGAACTACAATGTATCGCTTTCCTACCAAGAGCAGACCAAAGATTTAGAACGCTATACCTATTGCATTCGGTCAGGGGCTAAAGAAAATGTAGAACAAGGCGAGTATCAGAGTAGGAGTGCAGTCTTTTCTAGAGGTACGTTCAGTAATTTGCTCAATAGCGATTGGCTGTCATTACAAGCGGGCTATGAATTCACGCTGGAAGAAGGTTCTGGCTCATCGGTAGCGATTGTGATCGATCCTGAAGAAGGGGGCGTGACACAAAGTTTAGATAATTACGACCTTTTTGCCGCTTCCGAAATGCAATTAACAGAACGGTTTTCTTTACGTCCGGGCGTTCGGGTTTCCTTTAGCAACTTATTTGATACACAGTACATTGGCTCGTTAAGTGCCAAGCAAACGTTAGGCGACGATTGGGAGTTGCGTGCTATTGTAGGTTCGGCAAACCGTACGCCTAACTACAATGAACTATATACCTACTTTGTAGATGTAAATCACGATGTACAAGGAAATGGTGATTTAACCCCAGAGCAAGGAGTTTCTACCTTTCTTCATATTAAAAAACGAAGTAGTCTAGCCGATGGAGCGCTTCGGTTAAAGAATAAGATCAGTTTTAATTATTTGAATCTACAAGATAGAATTGAATTGATTGTGGTGAATCAGAGTCCGTTGGCGTATCAGTACAATAATATTGACAGCTACAAGGCGATGGGGGTGTTTTCAGAAAACGAATTGTACTACCAAAACATCAAAGCACAATTGGGCGCTTCGGTACAGGGAATTTCAAAGGTATTGGACAGCCGCACCAATAGCAATGACGACTTTCTATACAATTTTCAGTTGAATGCCAATGTTGCCTATACCGTGCCTAAATGGGACACGACCTTTTCATTGTTCTTTAAACATATAGGCGAGCAACAGCAATTAGTAGAAAAAACCAACGCCGAAGGCAATCAAGAATTTGTTGCAGGTAAAACCGACGCCTACAGTTGGCTGGATACCACTATTAACAAATCGTTTTTCAATGGTGCGTTTATCACCACACTAGGTGCACGTAACATATTTGATGTCACGGCAGTAAACACCACTGCTTTTGAAGGTGGAACCCATAACGGTCCGCCCACACAAATACCGTTGGGCTATGGCCGCTCATACTTTTTAAAATTAACCTATCATTTAACCCTATAA
- a CDS encoding helix-turn-helix domain-containing protein produces MSQNAIQIINRLKEELSIKTDKNLCQLLDIKPNTLSTWKKRETLDFNKVIALCKDKNLDLNYIFFEERDKTSEVNHSNTTADQVSSSAIKPEAKLFDEFKLVNTNRNIALFQTKHSYHPIVKENTIVIGQKIRKNQTTDGVLYIIEFETEEIIIDELQKVTTNKTTQEFKLKNFHPFNHTIEPKNNIKHIWQYIGAVPNLTVE; encoded by the coding sequence ATGTCACAAAATGCGATTCAAATAATTAATCGATTAAAAGAAGAATTATCGATTAAAACTGATAAAAATCTATGTCAATTACTTGATATTAAGCCAAATACGCTATCTACCTGGAAGAAAAGAGAAACACTTGACTTTAATAAAGTAATCGCGCTTTGCAAAGACAAAAATTTAGATTTAAACTATATATTTTTTGAAGAGCGGGATAAAACAAGCGAAGTTAATCACTCAAATACCACCGCTGACCAAGTATCTTCTTCGGCTATAAAACCTGAAGCCAAACTTTTTGATGAATTTAAACTCGTTAATACCAATAGAAACATTGCTTTATTTCAAACTAAACACTCCTATCACCCAATAGTAAAAGAAAATACAATTGTAATAGGTCAAAAAATAAGAAAGAATCAAACTACAGATGGTGTTCTTTACATAATAGAATTTGAAACCGAAGAAATTATTATTGACGAACTTCAAAAAGTTACAACAAACAAAACTACACAGGAGTTTAAGCTAAAAAACTTCCACCCTTTTAACCATACTATTGAGCCAAAAAATAACATAAAGCATATATGGCAATACATAGGTGCAGTACCCAATCTTACTGTAGAATAA
- a CDS encoding gliding motility-associated C-terminal domain-containing protein has product MDNTSYYGAQIIDGCESEGRLEVEVTIGDAPTPTTNNTEQDFCVVDNPTVADIQVNETNVTWYDQPTEGTPYNSTDPLSDNTTYYASLTDATSGCESSVRLAVLVNVGDAPTPTTDNTEQDFCVVDNPTIADIQVNETNVTWYDQPTGGTPYNSTDPLSDNTTYYASLTDANSGCESSVRLAVLVNVGDAPTPTTNNTEQDFCVIDNPTVADIQVNETNVTWYDQPTEGTPYNSTDPLSDNTTYYASLTDATSGCESSVRLAVLVNVGDAPTPTTDNTEQDFCVVDNPTVADIQVNETNVTWYDQPTEGTPYNSTDPLSDNTTYYASLTDATSGCESSVRLAVLVTLSVPADPIITSNATGEVCLETLVTYSTEPGNQNYIWTATGGNILDGGGTTDNTVSILWTEMENTSVSVSYESNTSCGTGNTTTFEEIVMVCADLTINKTVDNKQPTIGEIITFTIAVTNEGPNDFMDVQISEDMPSGFELVDFTTSLGTYNPVTSIWQIDVLPANVTATLEIRSEVLGEGNHTNVASIVTSTPTDMGVLNNSSEIEIEPLCLIVYNEFSPNGDGVNDQFVISCIENFPNNTLQIFNRYGSLVFKANQYSNEWDGRANVSGITNTGDVLPAGTYFYILEMDNASSKSGWVYLAK; this is encoded by the coding sequence ATGGATAATACTTCATATTACGGTGCTCAAATTATTGATGGTTGTGAAAGTGAAGGTCGATTAGAAGTAGAAGTCACAATAGGTGACGCCCCTACTCCAACAACAAATAACACCGAACAAGATTTCTGTGTAGTAGATAATCCTACCGTAGCAGATATTCAAGTGAACGAAACAAATGTTACTTGGTATGATCAACCTACAGAAGGAACTCCTTATAACTCAACTGATCCGTTATCAGACAATACAACTTATTACGCTTCACTAACAGATGCAACTAGCGGTTGTGAGAGTTCGGTTCGATTGGCTGTTTTAGTAAACGTAGGTGATGCTCCTACTCCTACAACAGATAACACCGAACAAGATTTCTGTGTAGTAGATAATCCCACCATAGCAGATATTCAAGTGAATGAAACAAATGTAACTTGGTACGATCAACCTACCGGAGGAACTCCTTATAATTCAACTGATCCCTTATCAGACAACACAACTTATTATGCTTCACTAACAGATGCAAACAGTGGTTGTGAGAGTTCGGTTCGATTGGCTGTTTTAGTAAACGTAGGTGATGCTCCTACTCCAACAACAAATAATACCGAACAAGATTTCTGTGTAATAGATAATCCTACCGTAGCAGATATTCAAGTGAATGAAACAAATGTAACTTGGTATGATCAACCTACCGAAGGTACTCCTTATAACTCAACTGATCCGTTATCAGACAATACAACTTATTACGCTTCCCTAACAGATGCAACCAGCGGTTGTGAGAGCTCGGTTCGATTGGCTGTTTTAGTAAACGTAGGTGACGCCCCTACTCCAACAACCGATAACACCGAACAAGATTTCTGTGTAGTGGATAATCCTACCGTAGCAGATATTCAAGTGAATGAAACAAATGTAACTTGGTATGATCAACCTACAGAAGGAACTCCTTATAACTCAACTGATCCGTTATCTGACAATACAACTTATTATGCTTCACTAACAGATGCAACCAGCGGTTGTGAGAGTTCGGTTCGATTGGCTGTTTTAGTAACGCTAAGTGTACCAGCAGATCCGATAATAACATCAAACGCTACTGGAGAGGTATGTTTAGAAACGCTAGTAACCTATAGTACTGAACCCGGTAATCAAAATTATATTTGGACTGCAACGGGTGGTAACATTCTAGATGGTGGAGGTACAACTGATAATACAGTTTCTATTCTATGGACCGAAATGGAAAATACCTCAGTAAGTGTTTCATATGAAAGTAATACAAGCTGTGGGACAGGAAATACCACAACATTTGAGGAAATAGTAATGGTTTGTGCAGATTTAACAATCAATAAAACGGTAGATAACAAACAGCCAACTATAGGTGAAATTATAACATTTACCATTGCAGTCACCAATGAAGGACCTAATGATTTTATGGATGTTCAAATTTCTGAAGACATGCCTTCCGGCTTTGAACTAGTTGATTTTACAACATCTCTCGGAACCTATAATCCGGTTACTTCAATTTGGCAAATAGATGTTTTACCGGCAAATGTTACAGCGACATTAGAAATTAGATCCGAAGTATTAGGAGAAGGAAACCATACCAATGTAGCAAGCATAGTTACCTCTACACCAACAGATATGGGTGTTCTCAATAATAGTTCAGAAATTGAAATAGAACCGTTGTGTTTAATTGTCTATAATGAGTTTTCGCCAAATGGAGATGGGGTTAATGATCAGTTTGTGATTTCCTGTATAGAAAATTTCCCTAATAACACCTTGCAAATTTTTAACAGGTATGGTTCTTTAGTTTTTAAGGCAAATCAATACAGTAATGAGTGGGACGGAAGAGCTAATGTAAGCGGCATTACCAATACAGGTGATGTACTCCCTGCCGGAACCTATTTCTATATTCTTGAAATGGATAATGCATCTTCAAAAAGTGGATGGGTATATCTGGCAAAATAA
- a CDS encoding type IX secretion system membrane protein PorP/SprF, with product MIYNSAPRTKKIVRLLQFFLFAMIGLVSFKMTAQQESQYTQYMYNTTAINPAYAGSLGTLDVVGTYRDQWIGLDGAPVTQNLGIHAPLRNDRIGLGLNIQNETIGPAKEFNAVANFSYTIRVSPNTKLAFGLGAGVNLYDLDFSKGLMLDPNDKLLMNNIDQRVTPVIGAGTYLYGDKWYLGLSVPDFKTDELYDDIEQSIAEEEIQYYLMGGYVFDLNPRFKFKPAFLVKYQTDYPFVVDVSANFLYNERFTLGVSYRYEDAVSGLAGIEIFQGFFVGYSYDYTLTDLTNYNSGSHEIVLRFTLPSKLKRINSPRFF from the coding sequence ATGATATATAATTCAGCACCCCGAACAAAAAAGATAGTGCGCTTATTGCAATTCTTCCTCTTTGCAATGATAGGCTTAGTATCTTTTAAAATGACCGCACAACAAGAATCGCAATACACGCAGTATATGTATAATACAACTGCAATTAATCCAGCCTACGCAGGTTCGCTAGGTACGTTAGATGTTGTAGGAACCTACAGAGATCAATGGATTGGTCTAGACGGAGCGCCAGTTACCCAAAATTTAGGCATACACGCTCCTCTTAGAAATGATAGAATTGGCCTAGGACTTAACATTCAAAACGAGACCATAGGACCTGCCAAAGAGTTTAATGCTGTAGCAAATTTTTCATACACCATTAGAGTAAGTCCTAATACCAAATTAGCATTTGGTTTGGGAGCTGGTGTAAATCTTTATGATCTTGATTTTTCAAAAGGTTTAATGCTAGATCCCAATGACAAGTTACTTATGAACAACATAGATCAAAGAGTTACACCTGTAATTGGAGCCGGAACCTACTTATATGGTGATAAATGGTATTTAGGATTATCTGTTCCAGATTTTAAAACCGATGAATTGTATGATGATATTGAGCAATCTATAGCCGAAGAAGAAATTCAATATTACTTAATGGGAGGTTATGTATTTGACCTCAACCCACGGTTTAAATTTAAACCTGCCTTTCTTGTAAAATATCAAACAGACTATCCTTTTGTTGTAGATGTTTCAGCAAATTTCTTATACAATGAGCGTTTCACATTAGGCGTATCATACCGTTATGAAGATGCAGTGAGTGGTCTGGCCGGTATTGAAATTTTTCAAGGATTTTTTGTAGGCTACTCCTATGATTACACATTGACAGATTTAACAAATTATAACTCTGGAAGTCATGAGATTGTTTTACGATTTACATTACCTAGTAAACTAAAAAGAATTAACTCACCAAGATTTTTTTAA